One genomic window of Haloferax mediterranei ATCC 33500 includes the following:
- a CDS encoding aminopeptidase yields MTADDSDLRAASETAVHQCLDLQADESLLVVTDDKRERIGEALYEVASEVTDDASIIRYQPGNQHGEEPPEPVAAAMEYCDAFLAPTTKSLSHTRARGNACDAGARGATLPGITEEVFVTGLDADYDTIYDHSKAMLEAVGDADEVRVTTEKGTDITFVRGDREWLADTGAIAESGSFSNLPAGEIFLSPESATGTYVVDGTMMPHELLDEGQDLRFEVEDGYVTEISDDDIREQVEAAAEEVGRDAYNLAEIGIGTNVGVTDLVGSVLLDEKAAGTVHIAIGDDAGIGGDTDAPLHLDGIIRDPTVYADGEEIELPQP; encoded by the coding sequence ATGACAGCCGACGACTCCGACCTCCGCGCCGCCAGCGAGACGGCGGTCCATCAGTGTCTCGACTTACAAGCCGACGAATCGCTCCTCGTCGTCACCGACGACAAGCGCGAGCGTATCGGCGAAGCCCTCTACGAGGTCGCAAGCGAAGTGACAGACGACGCATCCATCATCCGCTACCAACCGGGGAACCAGCACGGCGAAGAGCCGCCCGAACCGGTCGCTGCCGCCATGGAATACTGTGACGCCTTCCTCGCACCGACGACGAAGAGTCTGAGTCACACTCGCGCCCGCGGTAACGCCTGCGACGCGGGCGCTCGCGGGGCCACGCTGCCCGGCATCACCGAAGAGGTGTTCGTCACCGGTCTGGACGCCGACTACGACACCATTTACGACCACAGTAAAGCGATGCTGGAGGCCGTCGGCGACGCCGACGAGGTGCGCGTCACCACCGAGAAAGGAACGGATATCACGTTCGTCCGCGGCGACCGCGAGTGGCTCGCCGACACCGGCGCGATTGCTGAATCCGGCTCGTTCTCCAACCTCCCGGCAGGTGAAATCTTCCTCAGCCCCGAATCCGCGACCGGAACCTACGTGGTCGACGGAACGATGATGCCCCACGAACTCCTCGATGAGGGTCAGGACCTCCGTTTCGAGGTCGAAGACGGCTACGTCACCGAGATTTCGGACGACGACATCCGCGAGCAGGTCGAAGCCGCGGCCGAGGAAGTCGGCCGAGACGCCTACAACCTCGCCGAAATCGGTATCGGAACCAACGTCGGCGTGACCGACCTCGTCGGCTCCGTCCTCCTCGACGAGAAGGCCGCCGGAACGGTCCACATCGCCATCGGCGACGACGCGGGCATCGGCGGCGACACCGACGCGCCGCTCCACCTCGACGGCATCATCCGCGACCCGACGGTCTACGCCGACGGCGAGGAAATCGAACTGCCGCAGCCGTAG
- a CDS encoding metallophosphoesterase — translation MKLGVVSDTHDNLNYVEAAVSHFEAEAVEVVVHCGDIVSPFSATPFDSDFDFHAIRGNNDGEWKLRNVVESFGTYHDDFAHLTLDGEEIAVYHGTEAKLVEALLDSGNYDYVLRGHTHDRVVEDRDGTTHINPGGLPISGADDSFHVAVVDLGTGSVSFERLGGDA, via the coding sequence ATGAAACTCGGCGTCGTCTCCGATACGCACGACAACCTCAACTACGTCGAAGCCGCCGTCTCGCACTTCGAAGCCGAAGCCGTGGAGGTGGTCGTCCACTGTGGCGACATCGTCTCTCCATTCTCGGCGACTCCGTTCGATTCGGACTTCGACTTCCACGCGATTCGCGGCAACAACGACGGGGAGTGGAAACTTCGTAACGTGGTCGAGTCGTTCGGGACGTACCACGACGACTTCGCGCACCTGACGCTCGACGGCGAGGAGATAGCCGTCTACCACGGAACCGAAGCGAAACTGGTCGAGGCGCTTCTCGATTCGGGGAACTACGACTACGTGCTCCGCGGGCACACCCACGATCGGGTCGTCGAAGACCGCGACGGCACGACACACATCAATCCCGGCGGTCTGCCCATTTCCGGTGCCGACGACTCGTTCCACGTCGCCGTCGTCGACCTCGGGACGGGTAGCGTGTCGTTCGAGCGACTCGGAGGCGACGCCTGA
- a CDS encoding type II glyceraldehyde-3-phosphate dehydrogenase gives MIRVGVNGYGTIGKRVADAVEAQPDMELIGVAKTQPNFEAHTAVERGYPMYAAIPERSPLFAEAGIDIAGEVDELVAEADVIVDCTPSGIGAQNRELYETHHTPAIFQGGEDSDVADVSFNARSNFDAARDADYVRVVSCNTTGLSRIIAPLEEEYGVDKVRATLVRRGGDPGQNSRGPINDILPNPIKVPSHHGPDVKTIFPDLEIDTLGLKVPATLMHVHALNVTLEDDVTGAHVRQLLEGEDRVYVIPEGLGIDGAGKLKDFALDAGRPRGDMWENCVWGESIGVNGRDLYLFQAIHQESDVIPENIDAIRAMFDTEDKRDSMELTDRTLGVGISGDPSGFSEQARAEFADD, from the coding sequence ATGATACGAGTGGGTGTCAACGGCTACGGTACGATCGGAAAGCGCGTCGCAGACGCAGTCGAGGCGCAACCCGATATGGAACTCATCGGCGTAGCCAAGACGCAACCCAACTTCGAAGCACACACCGCGGTCGAACGCGGGTACCCGATGTACGCCGCCATCCCAGAACGTTCTCCATTGTTCGCCGAAGCCGGCATCGACATCGCTGGCGAAGTGGACGAACTCGTTGCCGAGGCGGACGTCATCGTGGACTGTACGCCGTCCGGTATCGGCGCGCAAAACCGCGAACTGTACGAAACACACCACACACCCGCTATCTTCCAGGGTGGCGAGGACTCCGACGTGGCGGACGTGAGCTTCAACGCGCGGTCGAACTTCGATGCGGCCCGCGACGCCGACTACGTCCGTGTCGTCTCGTGTAACACGACCGGTCTCTCGCGCATCATCGCGCCGCTCGAAGAGGAGTACGGCGTCGATAAGGTACGTGCGACGCTCGTTCGTCGTGGCGGCGACCCGGGACAGAACTCTCGCGGACCGATAAACGACATTCTCCCGAACCCGATCAAAGTTCCGTCCCACCACGGTCCCGACGTGAAGACCATTTTCCCCGACCTCGAAATCGATACGCTCGGACTGAAAGTCCCGGCGACGCTGATGCACGTGCACGCGCTCAACGTCACGCTCGAAGACGACGTGACCGGCGCACACGTCCGCCAACTGCTCGAAGGCGAGGACCGCGTCTACGTCATTCCGGAAGGCCTCGGCATCGACGGCGCGGGGAAGCTCAAGGACTTCGCACTCGACGCGGGTCGCCCGCGCGGCGACATGTGGGAGAACTGCGTCTGGGGCGAATCCATCGGCGTCAACGGCCGCGACCTCTACCTGTTCCAGGCCATCCACCAGGAGTCCGACGTGATTCCGGAGAACATCGACGCCATCCGCGCGATGTTCGACACCGAAGACAAACGGGACAGCATGGAACTCACGGACCGCACGCTCGGCGTCGGCATCTCCGGCGACCCTTCTGGGTTCTCTGAGCAGGCGCGCGCGGAGTTCGCCGACGACTAA
- a CDS encoding outer membrane protein assembly factor BamB family protein gives MSSTTRRQFLATLGAAGLVSTAGCVSYDRPTYEGTWSRRGYDDAQTGSSPATGPTGDLYVSWRADVFEGYPPTSPVVADETVYHLHTRGGRDTQHDTVVSAFDAATGEERWQTTVSTTDFDKHAYHHDSLVVTRTRSVPASRRAGLDDAVSDDCIYARTFEGIHALSTDGELLWTHPVPTTGEPHPLAAPPIVSGGLVVTATYGERTPPAAVVAVDAETGDIVWRAGFDDRRIPWTLSAADGTVYVPFFDGDSGLVVLDLETGVEDWAVSLPVDGPVTVSGDTLLVPLREDETESIAAVDRNTREIRWQKSVGRRTDSGVAVADDLVYYCTNAMLTARRLDTGELAWSFGPEPHVSFSWTPVVAGTTVYALAEPPSEDSSDDGSPPYYLYALDTANGEVRGRAPALEHGMASSLAVVDGAVYLAGRDELRCYESCAFSVRGRCLVE, from the coding sequence GTGTCCAGCACGACCCGTCGTCAGTTTCTCGCAACCCTCGGAGCCGCTGGTCTCGTATCCACTGCCGGGTGCGTGAGCTACGACCGACCCACCTACGAAGGAACGTGGTCGCGGCGCGGCTACGACGACGCCCAAACCGGCTCCTCACCGGCGACTGGACCGACTGGGGACCTCTACGTCTCGTGGCGCGCCGACGTGTTCGAGGGCTACCCGCCGACATCGCCAGTCGTCGCCGACGAAACAGTCTATCATCTCCACACCCGCGGCGGGCGCGACACGCAACACGATACTGTCGTCTCCGCGTTCGACGCGGCGACCGGCGAGGAACGGTGGCAAACGACCGTTTCGACGACCGACTTCGACAAGCACGCGTATCATCACGACTCCCTCGTCGTCACCCGAACGCGCAGCGTTCCGGCTTCCCGTCGAGCTGGGCTCGACGATGCCGTCTCCGACGACTGCATCTACGCCCGGACCTTCGAGGGGATTCACGCGCTTTCGACCGACGGAGAACTGTTGTGGACGCATCCCGTTCCGACGACAGGGGAACCGCATCCACTCGCTGCACCGCCTATCGTCTCCGGCGGACTGGTCGTGACGGCAACCTACGGGGAGCGAACTCCACCGGCGGCGGTCGTCGCCGTGGACGCCGAAACCGGCGACATCGTGTGGCGGGCGGGCTTCGACGACCGCCGGATACCGTGGACGCTCTCGGCCGCCGACGGAACGGTCTACGTGCCGTTTTTCGACGGTGACTCCGGACTGGTCGTACTCGACCTCGAAACGGGGGTCGAAGACTGGGCGGTCTCGCTCCCCGTCGACGGCCCTGTAACGGTTTCGGGCGACACACTGCTCGTCCCGCTCCGCGAGGACGAAACTGAATCTATCGCTGCCGTGGACCGAAACACCCGCGAGATACGCTGGCAAAAATCTGTGGGCCGACGAACCGATTCAGGAGTCGCCGTCGCCGACGATCTCGTCTACTACTGTACAAACGCCATGCTCACGGCTCGTAGACTCGACACCGGAGAGCTCGCCTGGTCGTTCGGGCCGGAACCGCACGTTTCGTTCAGTTGGACACCAGTCGTCGCGGGCACGACGGTCTACGCGCTCGCCGAACCGCCGAGTGAGGACTCGTCGGACGACGGCTCGCCGCCGTATTACCTCTACGCGCTCGATACGGCCAACGGGGAGGTCCGCGGGCGGGCACCGGCGTTGGAGCACGGGATGGCGTCTTCGCTCGCGGTCGTCGATGGGGCAGTCTACCTCGCAGGGCGCGACGAATTGCGGTGCTACGAATCCTGCGCGTTCTCGGTCCGTGGTCGGTGTCTCGTCGAGTGA
- a CDS encoding phosphoglycerate kinase: MFKTLDDLNPEQRVLVRLDLNSPVEDDEVQDNRRFDRHAETVRELADAGHRVVLMAHQGRPGGDDFVSLEQHAAILAKHVDHDVQFVADTYGDEAIDAIESLSAGEVLLLENTRMCDEELPEEDPEVKADTEFVQTLAPYFDAYINDAYSAAHRSHASLVGFALELPAYAGRVMQTEYEANSSIATREFDGQVTMVVGGTKATDVINVMNNLGDKVDQFLLGGIAGELFLRAAGHEVGFDLDGMDFFDDQWEANRDTIESLLDERGDQIKLAVDLAYEDDNDERAEIAVSDIDEKDRAYLDVGSETVETYDPIIRDSEAVFVKGALGLFEDERFSVGTVGVLRAISETDCFSVVGGGDTSRAIEMYGMDEADFGHVSIAGGAYIRALTGAPLAGVEVLK, from the coding sequence ATGTTCAAGACCCTCGACGACCTCAACCCGGAACAGCGCGTTCTCGTCCGACTCGACCTCAACTCGCCCGTCGAAGACGACGAGGTACAGGACAACCGACGCTTCGACCGCCACGCGGAGACAGTCCGCGAACTCGCCGACGCGGGCCACCGTGTCGTCCTGATGGCCCATCAGGGACGTCCCGGCGGCGACGACTTCGTTTCTCTCGAACAGCACGCCGCAATCCTCGCGAAGCACGTCGACCACGACGTGCAGTTCGTTGCCGACACCTACGGCGATGAAGCTATCGACGCCATCGAGTCACTGTCCGCCGGTGAGGTTCTCCTCCTCGAAAACACCCGCATGTGCGACGAGGAACTCCCCGAGGAGGACCCGGAAGTCAAAGCCGACACCGAGTTCGTCCAGACGCTCGCTCCCTATTTCGACGCGTACATCAACGATGCGTACTCCGCGGCCCACCGCTCGCACGCTTCTCTCGTCGGATTTGCTCTCGAACTGCCCGCCTACGCGGGACGCGTGATGCAGACCGAATACGAGGCGAACTCCTCGATTGCGACACGCGAGTTCGACGGCCAAGTCACGATGGTCGTCGGGGGGACGAAAGCGACCGACGTCATCAACGTGATGAACAACCTCGGCGACAAGGTCGACCAGTTCCTGCTCGGCGGCATCGCGGGCGAACTGTTCCTCCGCGCCGCCGGTCACGAGGTCGGCTTCGACCTCGACGGCATGGACTTCTTCGACGACCAGTGGGAGGCCAACCGCGACACCATCGAATCGCTGCTCGACGAACGCGGCGACCAAATCAAACTCGCCGTCGACCTCGCCTACGAGGATGACAACGACGAGCGCGCCGAAATCGCCGTTTCCGACATCGACGAGAAGGACCGCGCGTACCTCGACGTCGGCAGCGAGACGGTCGAGACGTACGACCCCATCATCCGCGATTCCGAGGCAGTCTTCGTGAAGGGCGCACTCGGTCTGTTCGAAGACGAGCGCTTTTCGGTCGGTACCGTCGGCGTCCTCCGCGCCATCTCCGAAACCGATTGCTTCTCCGTCGTCGGCGGCGGCGACACCTCCCGCGCCATCGAGATGTACGGCATGGACGAGGCCGACTTCGGCCACGTCTCCATCGCGGGCGGTGCCTACATCCGCGCCTTGACGGGTGCGCCGCTGGCGGGTGTGGAAGTGCTGAAGTAG
- the gap gene encoding type I glyceraldehyde-3-phosphate dehydrogenase — translation MSEKSYLSAGENVDESDVVRVALNGFGRIGRNIFRAVLDNPKVELVAINDVMDFDDMAYLAKYDSVMGRLDGVERDGDSLTIGGTSVGLYNVQSPAELPWGDLDVDVALECTGIFRTKKDASAHLDAGADKVVISAPPKGDEPVKQIVYGVNHDEYDGEDIISNASCTTNSVTPVAKVLDEEFGIENGLLTTVHAYTGSQNLIDSPHAKQRRGRSAAENIVPTTTGAAQAATEILPQLDGKLDGMAIRVPVPNGSLTELVVQLDETPSVEEINDAFRAAADSGPLAGVLGYTDDEVTSRDILQLPFSSTVDLNTTNQVNDGGLYKILTWYDNEYGFSNRMLDVAHFVTHQ, via the coding sequence ATGAGTGAAAAATCCTACCTCAGCGCGGGCGAGAACGTGGATGAATCGGACGTGGTGCGGGTGGCACTCAACGGCTTCGGCCGAATCGGCCGGAACATCTTCCGTGCCGTCCTCGACAATCCGAAGGTTGAACTGGTCGCCATCAACGACGTCATGGACTTCGACGACATGGCGTACCTCGCGAAGTACGATTCCGTCATGGGCCGTCTCGACGGTGTCGAACGCGACGGCGACTCCCTGACTATCGGCGGCACCTCGGTGGGTCTCTACAACGTCCAGTCCCCCGCAGAACTGCCGTGGGGAGACCTCGACGTCGACGTGGCACTCGAATGTACGGGCATCTTCCGTACGAAGAAAGATGCCTCGGCGCACCTCGACGCAGGCGCGGACAAGGTCGTCATCTCCGCACCGCCGAAGGGCGACGAGCCGGTCAAGCAGATCGTCTACGGTGTCAACCACGACGAGTACGACGGCGAAGATATCATCTCCAACGCCTCCTGTACGACGAACTCCGTCACACCGGTCGCAAAGGTGCTCGACGAGGAGTTCGGCATCGAGAACGGTCTTCTGACGACCGTCCACGCCTACACGGGCAGCCAGAACCTCATCGACAGCCCCCACGCGAAGCAGCGTCGCGGTCGCTCCGCTGCCGAGAACATCGTCCCGACGACGACCGGTGCCGCACAGGCAGCCACCGAGATTCTTCCCCAGCTCGACGGCAAGCTCGACGGCATGGCGATTCGCGTCCCCGTCCCGAACGGGTCGCTCACGGAACTCGTCGTCCAACTCGACGAGACGCCTTCGGTCGAAGAAATCAACGATGCCTTCCGCGCCGCTGCCGACTCCGGCCCGCTCGCCGGTGTCCTCGGCTACACGGACGACGAAGTCACGTCGCGTGACATTCTCCAGCTTCCCTTCTCCAGCACCGTCGACCTCAACACGACGAACCAGGTCAACGACGGCGGTCTCTACAAGATTCTGACGTGGTACGACAACGAGTACGGATTCTCCAACCGGATGCTCGACGTCGCACACTTCGTCACGCATCAGTAA